The Euphorbia lathyris chromosome 8, ddEupLath1.1, whole genome shotgun sequence genome has a window encoding:
- the LOC136203787 gene encoding zinc finger protein VAR3, chloroplastic isoform X1 — protein sequence MSVSKFLLSGNFFFRSNTHHTVLFPFPPILSSKPFPFKSLQFHHRYCSSSALNTVTSDYTETLNSPHEEQKQLHPWPEWVSFVDRLKTKGYFPPSTITEDATTGNVYKDMNQLKDPCLSFARDRYDLFKSLSVGDIQDVVNCGCPNLLRKAVNSAKRLRVYLRLDEGDVCSACNLRGSCDRAYVLLKGNEADARTVDIVRILMFYALDPLVISGEQKPPGREVVEVAVRKLLSDLIELSQTTPDPPVQKPAAKAVPKKEQERKYIDGNWPSQSDVSVDGKLSRDVEMKRGDWMCLKCNFMNFSKNIRCLNCKEEGPKKLGDTDTEIKKGDWICSKCDFMNFYRNKRCLKCKEEGPVRAAVGDIEMKKGDWNCSKCDFMNFSRNKRCLKCKEEGPVRAAVADIEMKKGDWNCSKCGFMNFASNKMCLRCEELRPKRQLSHGEWECPSCDFVNYSRNVSCLKCKHDRPKAPTSEYEESMWRSPH from the exons ATGTCCGTTTCAAAATTCTTACTTTCAGGCAATTTCTTCTTCCGTTCAAATACCCATCACACCGTTCTCTTCCCCTTCCCTCCAATTCTCTCCTCCAAACCCTTCCCTTTCAAATCCCTTCAATTCCACCACCGATACTGTTCCTCTTCTGCTCTTAATACCGTTACTTCCGATTACACCGAAACCCTAAATTCTCCCCACGAAGAACAGAAGCAACTTCATCCATGGCCCGAATGGGTGTCTTTTGTCGACCGGTTGAAGACCAAGGGCTACTTTCCTCCCTCAACTATTACCGAAGATGCTACTACTGGGAATGTATATAAGGATATGAATCAATTGAAAGACCCTTGTCTTAGCTTTGCTCGTGACAGATATGATCTCTTTAA ATCATTGTCTGTAGGTGATATTCAAGATGTAGTGAATTGTGGATGCCCGAATCTTCTCCGGAAAGCTGTCAACTCGGCCAAAAGGTTGAGAGTCTACTTGCGTTTGGATGAAGGAGAT GTTTGTAGTGCTTGCAATCTACGGGGTTCTTGTGACAGAGCTTATGTGCTACTGAAGGGTAATGAAGCAGATGCTCGAACTGTGGATATAGTGCGTATTTTAATGTTCTATGCTCTAGATCCACTTGTTATATCTGGGGAGCAAAAACCTCCTGGTAGAGAGGTTGTTGAAGTAGCTGTAAGGAAGTTGCTTTCTGATTTGATTGAGTTGAGTCAGACAACCCCTGATCCTCCAGTCCAGAAACCTGCTGCTAAAGCTGTCCCTAAGAAGGAACAAGAAAGGAAATATATTGATGGCAACTGGCCTTCTCAATCTGATGTATCCGTTGATGGCAAATTGTCTCGTGATGTTGAAATGAAGAGAGGGGATTGGATGTGTCTCAA ATGCAACTTCATGAACTTCTCTAAAAATATAAGATGCCTGAATTGTAAGGAAGAAGGCCCAAAAAAACTTGGTGATACTGACACGGAAATAAAGAAAGGGGATTGGATTTGTTCAAA ATGCGACTTCATGAATTTCTACAGAAACAAAAGGTGCTTAAAGTGCAAAGAAGAGGGTCCAGTGAGGGCTGCTGTTGGTGATATTGAAATGAAGAAAGGGGATTGGAATTGCTCTAA ATGCGACTTCATGAATTTCTCCAGAAACAAAAGGTGCTTAAAGTGCAAAGAAGAGGGTCCAGTGAGGGCTGCTGTTGCTGATATTGAAATGAAGAAAGGGGATTGGAATTGCTCTAA GTGTGGATTCATGAATTTTGCAAGCAATAAGATGTGCTTGCGCTGCGAAGAACTACGGCCCAAGAGACAGCTGAGTCATGGAGAGTGGGAGTGCCCGTC GTGTGATTTCGTAAATTACAGTAGGAACGTTAGTTGCCTAAAATGCAAACATGACCGTCCGAAAGCACCGACATCCGAGTATGAAGAATCGATGTGGAGGAGCCCTCATTAG
- the LOC136203787 gene encoding zinc finger protein VAR3, chloroplastic isoform X2: MSVSKFLLSGNFFFRSNTHHTVLFPFPPILSSKPFPFKSLQFHHRYCSSSALNTVTSDYTETLNSPHEEQKQLHPWPEWVSFVDRLKTKGYFPPSTITEDATTGNVYKDMNQLKDPCLSFARDRYDLFKSLSVGDIQDVVNCGCPNLLRKAVNSAKRLRVYLRLDEGDVCSACNLRGSCDRAYVLLKGNEADARTVDIVRILMFYALDPLVISGEQKPPGREVVEVAVRKLLSDLIELSQTTPDPPVQKPAAKAVPKKEQERKYIDGNWPSQSDVSVDGKLSRDVEMKRGDWMCLKCNFMNFSKNIRCLNCKEEGPKKLGDTDTEIKKGDWICSKCDFMNFYRNKRCLKCKEEGPVRAAVGDIEMKKGDWNCSKCGFMNFASNKMCLRCEELRPKRQLSHGEWECPSCDFVNYSRNVSCLKCKHDRPKAPTSEYEESMWRSPH, encoded by the exons ATGTCCGTTTCAAAATTCTTACTTTCAGGCAATTTCTTCTTCCGTTCAAATACCCATCACACCGTTCTCTTCCCCTTCCCTCCAATTCTCTCCTCCAAACCCTTCCCTTTCAAATCCCTTCAATTCCACCACCGATACTGTTCCTCTTCTGCTCTTAATACCGTTACTTCCGATTACACCGAAACCCTAAATTCTCCCCACGAAGAACAGAAGCAACTTCATCCATGGCCCGAATGGGTGTCTTTTGTCGACCGGTTGAAGACCAAGGGCTACTTTCCTCCCTCAACTATTACCGAAGATGCTACTACTGGGAATGTATATAAGGATATGAATCAATTGAAAGACCCTTGTCTTAGCTTTGCTCGTGACAGATATGATCTCTTTAA ATCATTGTCTGTAGGTGATATTCAAGATGTAGTGAATTGTGGATGCCCGAATCTTCTCCGGAAAGCTGTCAACTCGGCCAAAAGGTTGAGAGTCTACTTGCGTTTGGATGAAGGAGAT GTTTGTAGTGCTTGCAATCTACGGGGTTCTTGTGACAGAGCTTATGTGCTACTGAAGGGTAATGAAGCAGATGCTCGAACTGTGGATATAGTGCGTATTTTAATGTTCTATGCTCTAGATCCACTTGTTATATCTGGGGAGCAAAAACCTCCTGGTAGAGAGGTTGTTGAAGTAGCTGTAAGGAAGTTGCTTTCTGATTTGATTGAGTTGAGTCAGACAACCCCTGATCCTCCAGTCCAGAAACCTGCTGCTAAAGCTGTCCCTAAGAAGGAACAAGAAAGGAAATATATTGATGGCAACTGGCCTTCTCAATCTGATGTATCCGTTGATGGCAAATTGTCTCGTGATGTTGAAATGAAGAGAGGGGATTGGATGTGTCTCAA ATGCAACTTCATGAACTTCTCTAAAAATATAAGATGCCTGAATTGTAAGGAAGAAGGCCCAAAAAAACTTGGTGATACTGACACGGAAATAAAGAAAGGGGATTGGATTTGTTCAAA ATGCGACTTCATGAATTTCTACAGAAACAAAAGGTGCTTAAAGTGCAAAGAAGAGGGTCCAGTGAGGGCTGCTGTTGGTGATATTGAAATGAAGAAAGGGGATTGGAATTGCTCTAA GTGTGGATTCATGAATTTTGCAAGCAATAAGATGTGCTTGCGCTGCGAAGAACTACGGCCCAAGAGACAGCTGAGTCATGGAGAGTGGGAGTGCCCGTC GTGTGATTTCGTAAATTACAGTAGGAACGTTAGTTGCCTAAAATGCAAACATGACCGTCCGAAAGCACCGACATCCGAGTATGAAGAATCGATGTGGAGGAGCCCTCATTAG